In the Acropora muricata isolate sample 2 chromosome 1, ASM3666990v1, whole genome shotgun sequence genome, one interval contains:
- the LOC136927756 gene encoding uncharacterized protein, whose amino-acid sequence MPPKVENIATLIAKRDIAIASLDELYEEFNMLYQVEPELIALENVYKEVAIRFRGVKKQQTTIAEKLIESGETESAEMNANKQIGDKVKSDYFKCSEKFIVYKRKCYAERKPSSDHEKLEAMTCAVTKMADVLSSQKNTNHGLEKLSVPNWDGSRKNYATWKCEFNYWMEKYKQDKDEQLQRLRKALPRNSFWANQVRPSQTIDQAWKILDTEFGDQRKLMDGLLKEITNLKPIKSDSTSLSRYAATILGFVNNMEQIGCEVTNAKEAPFVMSQLLSKLDPKDNIEFGREMHRIEKEENVLNLLDWLNSEASLRSRVRKDADYHNNSGEHRISRKFDNRAMDSETSDDDVCPLGCEAKHLLAVCPKYQRSTIDQRWEIVKQNSRCRKCLRKHHTNVCKKPDGSTCDRCSRRHHRTLHNEQFVPANSSLNPQAAPYTNSMQGASNHSRQGTSNVPGHWAETQASTLNIQQARNVPGQCPVQKVKIKDKDGNLVETLAMLDSGSNTSFISKNLTKKLGLSGPKVHLTMNLAGGQKKSEESELVNITVVPISEETIQKPMQVYAINKPCSSAKTVSRRIVNSYQHLEAISIDLYLSGGSIGLLIGTDFPDAFVDIHVIPGSPGEPIAKRNCFGWYVMGQFSGQGDESFAIRTVDVGTVSALEDMTKLLVQDTLGVKPTVFCTCKDNELKENKFIKSIADSTEIVDGRIQVRMPWSEDGPPKESNYDVAYQRMLSSEKTFKRKNCIEDVQVEIQKLLEQEFIVEIKQVDHDVPEWYLPMQAVLTPDRSTKLRLVYDASAKGQNGKSLNDHLEKGPNYINSLPNVLIAWRFDQVAYSGDMRKMFNQVRIHPDDQVFHRFLWRTNESEQPRVYQWVRLNFGDKPAPDIAAAAIKTLAKASEAQHSEGAKELCTHVYVDDIGGSRENEARCKKVTSEIDAILSTGQFQVKAWHSNNKNVNQSDEERPDFLGHKWIKVLDKISFKKSEIGANLTNLSKRGCLASVAQMWDPMGLVVPCTIELRIDLQELWSAGYSWDEILPEEIRMKWIRNIQILNQLLTYEFDRKLKPDNAVGLPEIHGFCDGGEKAYGAVVFLRWKLANSNYFCVPLMVKAFVAPLKKKSIPRLELMGCLTLSRLYSTCKEALEFAELSDAKTVFWMDSQTVLAWIKTPPKRFQPFVSVRVAEIQETLDTQAFKYIRSDVNPADVLTRGVPPEGVKTWMEGPPFLQRPEEEWPTFKENSKSVDEESLKEIKSSKEKTTKWKEPTQCTVSLEESPNIRQPTDNPILQHLMKTCSTFTKARKTLAYVLRFINNARKKENNTSPTSPEELRESELQMFKWCQETININTVDQKLMSKPDEQGLIRAYGRLENIRSLPNEMRNPIILPKGHQMVDLLLKHLHAKRAHCGFKSLIYESRKRFWIVGVRKMAKQVTSKCVTCKKLRRKPMGQLMGQLPKLRVAAGFPAFSSTALDMFGPFQVKVGRKTLKEAHVIIFTCMTTRAIHLELVTDKSTDTFLMAFRRFASLRGHPINCWSDCGTNFVGAQQYLKEVMQGWDIPRIQSVLSNEFSYTFKWEWNVPRASHQNGVVESLIKSVRQALDATSKNQSFTEEQWRTHLAEVTYLVNSRPLYPSSDGIWESPPVSPNDLLIGHHFPPPAPVQEERVNPRHLMRSTEKRVQEFWRCWIKYFAPNLLPRNKWYRPRENLKEGDLVLEMEPTPRRTWKLGLVLLTYPGADGLVRKARIKTATSIYDRPIHKLCLIATKEELSIET is encoded by the coding sequence ATGCCACCTAAAGTAGAGAACATTGCGACACTCATCGCAAAACGAGACATTGCAATAGCATCTTTAGATGAACTTTACGAAGAATTTAACATGCTTTACCAAGTTGAACCTGAATTAATTGCTCTAGAAAATGTGTACAAAGAAGTAGCAATTAGATTCCGAGGTGTGAAAAAGCAGCAAACAACAATAGCGGAAAAGCTAATTGAGTCAGGAGAGACCGAAAGTGCCGAAATGAATGCAAACAAGCAAATTGGTGACAAAGTCAAGTCTGATTATTTTAAATGCAGCGAAAAGTTCATTGTTTATAAAAGGAAGTGTTACGCGGAAAGGAAACCGTCAAGTGATCACGAAAAGCTTGAAGCTATGACTTGCGCAGTCACAAAAATGGCCGATGTATTAAGTTCCCAAAAGAACACTAATCATGGACTCGAGAAACTATCTGTACCAAATTGGGATGGAAGTAGAAAAAATTATGCGACTTGGAAGTGTGAATTCAACTATTGGATGGAAAAGTACAAACAGGACAAAGACGAGCAATTACAAAGACTTCGCAAAGCGCTACCAAGAAACTCGTTTTGGGCAAATCAAGTCAGGCCTTCCCAAACGATCGATCAGGCATGGAAAATTCTGGACACCGAATTCGGAGATCAAAGAAAGTTAATGGATGGGCTGTTAAAAGAAATTACCAACCTTAAACCAATAAAGAGTGATTCAACTTCACTTTCTCGCTACGCTGCAACGATTCTTGGATTCGTTAACAATATGGAGCAAATCGGTTGTGAGGTGACAAATGCCAAAGAAGCACCCTTTGTCATGTCTCAGCTACTTTCAAAATTAGACCCAAAAGACAACATCGAATTCGGTCGTGAAATGCACCGCATTGAAAAGGAGGAAAATGTTCTGAACTTGTTAGATTGGTTGAACAGTGAAGCAAGCCTGCGATCTCGTGTTAGAAAGGATGCCGATTACCATAACAACTCAGGTGAACACCGAATTTCGCGAAAATTTGACAATCGTGCCATGGACAGTGAGACGTCCGATGATGATGTGTGCCCACTGGGCTGCGAAGCGAAACACCTTCTTGCCGTATGTCCCAAATATCAACGATCAACAATCGATCAGCGATGGGAGAtagtaaaacaaaacagccGTTGCCGAAAGTGCCTACGGAAACATCATACAAACGTTTGTAAAAAGCCAGACGGATCGACGTGCGACAGATGCAGTAGAAGACATCATCGCACACTTCACAATGAGCAATTTGTTCCAGCCAATTCCAGTTTGAATCCTCAAGCCGCGCCATATACAAATTCCATGCAAGGTGCCAGTAACCACAGCAGGCAGGGAACGAGTAACGTCCCGGGTCATTGGGCAGAAACACAAGCCAGTACCCTCAACATTCAACAAGCGAGGAACGTCCCCGGACAATGTCCAGTACAGAAGGTTAAGATCAAAGACAAGGACGGAAACTTGGTTGAAACCCTCGCGATGTTAGATAGTGGTTCCAACACGAGcttcatttcaaagaatttaACAAAGAAACTAGGTTTAAGTGGCCCTAAAGTACACCTAACCATGAATCTGGCTGGAGGACAGAAGAAGTCGGAAGAATCAGAGTTAGTTAACATTACCGTAGTACCCATCTCAGAAGAAACAATTCAGAAGCCTATGCAAGTTTACGCAATAAATAAACCGTGCAGTTCAGCAAAAACAGTATCAAGAAGGATTGTAAATAGCTATCAACACCTAGAAGCAATCTCGATTGATCTCTATTTATCTGGTGGATCAATAGGCTTGTTGATCGGGACAGATTTTCCTGATGCTTTTGTCGACATTCACGTTATCCCCGGAAGCCCAGGAGAACCAATAGCAAAGAGAAATTGTTTTGGATGGTACGTCATGGGCCAATTTTCCGGTCAAGGAGACGAATCCTTTGCGATCAGAACAGTTGACGTAGGAACTGTCAGTGCATTAGAAGACATGACAAAACTCCTTGTACAAGACACGCTAGGAGTCAAACCGACAGTGTTTTGCACGTGTAAAGACAAcgagttaaaagaaaataagtttatCAAGTCAATTGCAGATTCAACTGAAATCGTCGATGGGAGAATCCAGGTACGAATGCCATGGTCAGAAGACGGACCCCCAAAGGAGAGCAATTACGATGTTGCGTACCAGCGAATGTTGTCCTCAGAGAAAACCTTCAAGAGAAAGAACTGTATCGAGGACGTACAAGTCGAAATACAGAAGCTGCTCGAACAAGAGTTTATCGTAGAAATCAAACAGGTCGACCATGACGTTCCGGAATGGTATCTTCCTATGCAGGCTGTTTTAACCCCAGATAGAAGCACCAAACTTCGTTTAGTCTACGATGCATCCGCAAAGGGCCAAAATGGAAAGTCCCTAAACGATCATCTAGAAAAAGGGCCGAACTATATTAACAGTTTACCTAACGTTCTCATTGCTTGGCGCTTCGATCAAGTTGCATATTCCGGAGACATGCGCAAGATGTTTAATCAAGTTCGGATCCACCCAGATGATCAAGTATTCCACAGATTCCTATGGAGAACAAACGAAAGTGAACAGCCCCGAGTGTATCAGTGGGTCAGATTAAATTTCGGGGACAAACCTGCACCCGATATTGCAGCTGCAGCAATCAAGACCTTGGCCAAAGCATCAGAAGCGCAGCATTCAGAAGGAGCTAAAGAGCTCTGCACACATGTCTACGTGGACGATATTGGCGGTTCCAGAGAGAACGAAGCAAGATGCAAGAAAGTTACAAGTGAAATCGACGCCATACTTTCAActggacaatttcaagtcaaagcatGGCACTCCAACAACAAGAACGTAAATCAGTCAGACGAGGAACGTCCAGATTTTCTTGGCCATAAATGGATAAAAGTTCTCGACAAGATTTCCTTTAAGAAGAGCGAAATTGGAGCAAACTTGACAAACCTTTCAAAAAGGGGATGTCTGGCCAGCGTCGCACAAATGTGGGATCCCATGGGGCTCGTAGTACCATGCACCATTGAATTGAGAATTGATCTCCAAGAATTGTGGAGTGCAGGATATTCGTGGGACGAAATTCTTCCCGAAGAGATTCGTATGAAGTGGATAAGAAACATTCAAATCCTCAATCAGCTTCTCACATACGAGTTCGACAGAAAGTTGAAGCCTGATAACGCAGTGGGTTTACCTGAAATCCACGGGTTTTGCGACGGAGGAGAGAAGGCGTACGGGGCCGTTGTGTTCCTCAGATGGAAGCTGGCAAACAGCAATTACTTCTGTGTCCCGCTCATGGTGAAAGCATTCGTTGCACCTCTAAAGAAGAAATCCATTCCGCGATTGGAATTAATGGGATGTCTTACGCTCTCCAGATTGTACAGCACTTGCAAAGAAGCACTAGAATTTGCCGAGTTGTCTGACGCCAAGACAGTATTTTGGATGGATTCACAAACCGTATTAGCCTGGATTAAAACGCCCCCCAAAAGATTCCAGCCGTTTGTCTCGGTGAGAGTTGCTGAGATTCAGGAAACTCTTGACACTCAAGCATTCAAGTACATCAGATCTGATGTTAACCCAGCAGACGTCTTGACGAGAGGAGTACCACCAGAGGGGGTAAAAACTTGGATGGAAGGTCCTCCATTTCTGCAGCGCCCCGAAGAAGAGTGGCCTAcgttcaaagaaaattcaaagagtGTCGACGAAGAATCGTTGAAAGAAATCAAGTCCAGCAAGGAGAAGACGACCAAGTGGAAAGAACCAACACAatgtacagtttctttagaagaatCACCAAACATCAGACAACCGACTGATAACCCTATCCTGCAACATTTAATGAAGACCTGCTCAACGTTCACTAAAGCTAGAAAGACCCTGGCCTATGTCCTGAGATTCATTAACaatgcaagaaagaaagaaaacaacacgagCCCAACTTCACCAGAAGAATTGAGAGAATCCGAACTACAGATGTTCAAATGGTGTCAAGAGACAATCAACATAAACACTGTAGACCAAAAGCTGATGTCAAAACCAGATGAACAAGGATTGATACGCGCATATGGAAGATTAGAAAACATCAGGTCATTGCCAAATGAGATGCGAAATCCTATCATTTTACCAAAAGGGCACCAAATGGTCGATCTACTCCTTAAACATCTCCATGCAAAACGAGCGCATTGTGGATTCAAAAGCCTCATTTATGAATCGAGGAAACGCTTCTGGATCGTGGGAGTCCGTAAAATGGCCAAGCAAGTGACCAGTAAATGTGTTACGtgtaagaagctacgacgaaaGCCCATGGGGCAATTGATGGGCCAACTCCCCAAACTACGAGTCGCAGCAGGATTTCCTGCATTCAGCAGCACAGCGTTAGACATGTTTGGACCTTTCCAAGTTAAAGTCGGACGTAAGACTCTGAAGGAAGCACACGTGATAATATTTACTTGCATGACAACTAGAGCAATCCATTTAGAACTTGTAACTGACAAGAGTACCGACACATTCCTCATGGCATTTCGTCGATTTGCGTCGCTCAGAGGCCACCCTATTAACTGTTGGTCAGATTGCGGAACGAACTTTGTCGGAGCACAACAATACTTAAAGGAAGTGATGCAAGGTTGGGATATCCCCAGAATTCAGAGTGTCTTGTCAAATGAATTTTCATACACATTCAAGTGGGAATGGAACGTACCTCGTGCAAGCCATCAGAATGGAGTAGTCGAAAGCCTTATAAAATCCGTGAGACAAGCATTGGACGCCACTTCCAAGAATCAGTCATTCACTGAGGAACAGTGGAGAACACATCTCGCAGAAGTGACATATTTGGTAAACAGCCGACCTCTTTATCCCAGTTCAGACGGAATCTGGGAAAGCCCTCCTGTCTCTCCAAACGACCTtcttattggccaccattttccGCCTCCTGCTCCAGTACAAGAAGAGAGGGTGAATCCGCGGCATCTCATGCGAAGCACTGAAAAACGGGTTCAAGAATTCTGGAGGTGTTGGATAAAATATTTCGCGCCAAATCTGTTGCCCAGAAACAAATGGTATAGACCGAGAGAAAACCTCAAGGAGGGAGATCTGGTGTTAGAAATGGAACCAACTCCAAGAAGAACATGGAAGCTTGGACTGGTACTTCTTACGTATCCGGGAGCAGATGGTCTTGTGAGAAAAGCTAGAATTAAAACTGCAACTTCAATTTATGATCGACCGATTcacaaactttgtttaattgcTACAAAGGAAGAACTGAGTATTGAAACATAA